GTTCTGCCTGTGGTTTTGACAATGTCTTACTTTGGAAGATGAACTTTGTGAAAGTCTTGATGATAACCAATCTGTTCTCAAACTAGAAAAAGAACCACTCAGATTTGGCATTAGGTTTACTTGCAGTGTGTTAGCAAAGACTAAGTATAACAGGATGTTATCAGTGGGAAGAACATTttgatatttgttttaaaacaaatcacaTTGTAAGGCAATAAACAGAATACTTGTAACttttggttggggggggggtgtgaaaATTAGTTTTCCTATGGGAAAATGTTACTTCCCACACTAAACATAACAGATAGATACTTACTTGTTTCTGTAATTTGTAGCCATCAGATTCTGACGCAATGGCTATGAATGTCAGGAGTCTATGTAGCTCTTCTCGGATATTTGAtgctaataattttaaataaagttgTGATGCCTCTAGAGCTtgatctgtttttcctttttctgcagcGGAGTAAAACAGTGCATCCAGTGAAACTGTTAACTTTCAGAGTCaagaatacatattttaaatccaatattaatccattttttttggggggttctCTCCAAACACAACAGGTTATCTCAATGACTTCTAAAACGTTTAGACAACACTTAATACAGCATTTAATCAATGTAAGCTTACAGCCTTTGTCCCGTAGTTAGTCAGGGAATAGATGTGTTTAAACAATATATACAGGACATTACTATGTTTTGTGTACAACTGCAAACATCACTTCAGTGTTTGCACCTGTTTGTGTTTACATATCTTCATATTATATTCCAGGATCCATCTCCAAATAATTAGTGAGCCAAACAATTCTAACTTGCTCATTGCtttgagggttttgtttgttttttttttttttttgggatttttttgggggtgggaggaggagggattACTGTTAGAGGTTGATTTGTTGGTCCACCCCAACCCTTcccaccttttaagccattagGTTATCACATTTCCTTGAGAAACTCATAATGTGGAAATAACTTCCAATAAAACCCCCCCTTTAGATAATTCTAGTTATCTTCACTTTTAAAGTGAGGAAGTACTGAAAAGTCATGTAGCTTTCTTAAGGAAAGAGCAAGATGAGGGCAGATACAGGAATAGAACCTATGCATGATTTTCTGGTCTCTGTCCTATTATTGGGGACAGAGGTTTTATGTTATAAGAAATAATCCAGGACTTTAAAGGGTGTACAATGGGCcatttgaaaccatttttgttttaaaagaaaaccaagagtGAGTGACCCTTTTATAAAAGAAGGGCAAACAAAAGAGCAGGAAGGAACTGCCAGAAGACATGATCAAGACAGGTAAAAAGTATAGATATGAAGACAGGAAGTTAAATCACTTCTAGAGAAAAGCTCAAGAGTTTCCCTGGTCTGATAAAAGCTTTACTGAGTTGCTTTAAAAGACCCTCTGGGTGTAGAAGTTCAGTAAGCCCAATGGACTCATTTAACCAACTGCATCCATCTTTAGCATAAGTACTCTagatctgtttattttaaaggcaagCACAACACATTTGCTTTCATAACAGATGATGGTATTATCAGCCATCTGAAATCAAACTGTTCAACAACTGAGGGAAATACAAGTATAACCATATATACATTGATGACAAAATGAAGTGGCACTTTAGCTATCTGCAGCACTtctcaaattaattttgaagtgttttataTATGCAGATGTTTATAGCTAGCTCAAACTCTCTCTTGCACTAGAGTCAGAACAACAGTACTTTATCAAAGTAAGGTTAACTGCACTGGATTCTACTTGATAATTATTTGTACAAAATCCAAGTTTTTAGGCTCTGACAACCATAATATATTCCATAGCattgagaaggaaaaatggGTGGAAAACAGTTAATCACAATCCCCTAACAGTGATCTAGTATGAACTAGACCACAGCTGAGGACCCCAGAAAACAAACTAatatattaaaacataaaatcacTTCCTAATGATAAAGTTATAGTTACCACTtcatcaaaaagaaagaaggcattAGAAACTGCTTGTGAGATAGTCCTACGCAAGTTGGATAGATgacaaaactaaagcaaaagTAAGAAAGCAGAATAGACCTGGACATTCACAGCTCATATAGTTTAGATCAAGCATGTACTTAATAAAGACTTACAGGAAATGAAAGCATTGGAGTTATTTATCAGAATTATGAAACTCTTTTCCCTTGCCTACAGATTTGGCTGATTTGATTCTCTATATATTCTATAAAATTGGTTTGTGtcagtttttcatttaaagtgctttttaatttaaagttcTTAAATTTAAGTGAACATTTAGCATAAGTTACTTGTGTTTAAGTCATTTATTTCAAACTGGCATTCTTTTCTTGTGCATGGGTTATGCAATTTTGCAATAGTTTCCTTTttatgactttatttttttttttctgttcagcaaAATACTACTGATAAATATATTGCCTTTCATATTTTTTGTGAAGTTTTGGCCACAGGATTTATCCTTCTGCTTCAATTTTTACACAGGCCAACTCTGCTCCTATGCTAGTAAACTGCCATAGTTCTCTAAAAACTGAAACATTTAATAACACTCCATAAACCCTACAGAACTGAAGAAGTAACAGGGTTATTTAGGTTAGGATTAAtcttaaatttatatttaaattaaaccTTTCTGTTTTACTTGTGAGCATATGTAGGGAGGATTGGGAGTAATAGTGAGCAAAATCACAGCCTGAACCATAATCTCAGCAGCCccttttataattttaaaaaattcgTATTACTAAAAAAGTCTTAGGTACATAACTTACAAAACCTTATTCTGcttaacaagaaaaaagtaaaatcatttCTATGAAGTATTGTTATTAGTCAGAAGTAACACTAAGAGAAATTGTGACTAGTGGTAAGAAATGTTCACAATGAGAGCAGTTATATATTGAAACAAGTTACCCACAGAGGTTAATGAATCTCTATCCTCGCAGATTTTCAAAATTCAGCTGTACCTAAGCAACTCACTCGAACCTCGAAATTTGTCTATGCCTTGAGCAGAGGTTCCGATTAGCAACCTCAAGTGTTCCCTTCCAACCTATAAAGTGCATCTGCAACAGCATTGCAAATGGTGTTATGATTCAGTCAGTTAATGTTTAGCAAGTTACATCCTTTATGTAGCTTTCACTTACATTTTTTGTTCCAGGTTGCTCTTACCTATAAGTTCTATAATTCCTGAATGAATATTGAGATCCTGAGTGTCAAGAAGGGAGTCTTTCTTTTGACTATAGTATTTTATTATAGTGTCAAAAAGAATCTTCTTGTATGTATTCAGACTGCAGGGTTTGTTAGTGCTTTGAGGTAACTGCTGACTAACCATCACTATAAATTGGTCTGGGAAATACTCCAAGCATTCAATTGCAGCATAGAGCCATTTGTCAAGCCTGTAGAAGGAAAAGTTAGTTTTAGTCCTTACTTTAAAATGCTCTGCCTATTCTTATTTAATCCCTTAAAGAAAATTAGATAGAAATAATCACAGAGGTATAGTCACATATTTGAACCACAGCATTAAACTTGGTGCTTATTAAGCAGTTTATGTAACTTATTTTGCCACAGTAGTTCAAGGACCTGCTCAAATTAAGCAACTTCCATGGTTTTCTAATGCTACAGACTGTACAGCTGAGGTATGTCCCGATCAGAGCAAGCTGCAATCATGCCAGACTGTCACTGACCCCAGGATACTTGCCTGATTCATCtagtatttaaaaccaaacacaacaaaaacccaTCAGGGataaccaggttggaaaagcaaGGGACTGAATATTTACAGaatagaaaacagagaaaaaataaaaatagtttaaaatctCAGAAGACTGTGGAAGCAGTTTATTACATTACATACTACAAAGGCATGAGTTTTCTTAAGCATTTTTTTACCTGTACGACTTAACTAGAGAGAGAAAACATAAGGAGAATCTGAAATTCAGGTAGATAACTACTTTTTCAGAGAGGAAGGTCACAGGAAAGTCACTAACTCAACCATTTTGTACAGAATGAATTTATAATTATAGAACTGTGGGGGGCATAGGGACAATTAATTTCATCTGGCTCTCTGgatataaaataatttgaacTGAACCATAGCTTGTGAGAAGATGCAAATACTATTTAAGATCCACAGAATCTCATTTTTATCATGtatggaagaaaaagattttgatCCTTCTGCCGTATAGGTAAATAAACAGGAACTTTTGTTCAAACTGCAGGGCCAAGAAGGATTGTACAAATGCTTGGATGCATAAATGGGGTAATACAGTAAAGTAGAAATAGGATCCTGAACTCCCTTTAGTTATGATCCCATGAGCTGTGCAATCACTGCAAGCAGGATTTGATTACAATTTTTAAGTATCTGCAATGAGAGCAGGTATTTGATTATTTCAAGCTTAACAAGACAccatttgaaaactgaagacaGAAAGTTAGGCATACTCCTTCACCTTCATATTGAGGACAATTAATCCTACAACTACTTGTAACGCTGGTGGCTATTCTTCATACCTGGAATTTTCCATTGCTCAGATGTGCTATCAGCCAGACCTAAATAACATGCTGTCTACAAAGATGCTACTCTACTCTCCACTTAAGTAATTGTAGAATAATGAAgtaagcatttaattttcttaacaATCATCTGATATATTATCAAACACATAATGTTATATACACTTAAGACAGAATAATACAGAACCACATGAGATATTTTGAGAGACATAAGCTCACCAATCACCTCAAAAATCAAGTACAACATAAGTATAAAGCACAAAAACGGTGTTTCTTAATGCattcttggaggaaaaaaaacatggagTTAAGATGTTATCCAGCAATAAACCTAGTTTGGAACCAGAAGTTTCGTTAGCTTATATAAAACTATGTACATTTGTAAAAATATTAGTGTTTTCTCcccaaaaaaaagaatacattaaaactattaaaaaaaaaaaaaatctttttaggTACACAGACTGACCTCAATCTCACAAATAGATTGTATTGATTTGTCAGAAATAAGCATTAGTAAGTCATACACAAATGCGGAGACATGCCTTGACATATTCATTAAAAGAACATGTTAAGATAGAGATCAGCCCAAGTGCAATCAACAGGAACACTACAAAAATAAGAGAACATTTAAGGGAAAGAGCTCTGAGACATCCATACTTTCCCTTTTGTATTCTCATTGTATAAGCAAGCATTTGTCAGTGCTACAGCTTAGCTTCTCCTTTTCTTACTGTTGACAATGAATGCCTTATTGACTTTTTAGTCTTTACAGCATGACCAGGAGGAACTGTGACAAACAAGAAGCCTCAGAATAAATCTTTTCAATTCACTTTTTGCGAATTTGCTTACCACATCTGAAGTCAACAAAGGAAAATTCATTAATGCCACCTCTGCCTACAAGCATAAAGTGTAATGATGTGTACTTAACACAAATCTTTGAATagtaaaataaagcatttgctAAGGAATCCATTTTATAGATGCATAACTTACTCAGGCAAATTTAAGCTACTTGCAATCTCTCTGTCCAGGAAAGTATTTGAGATAATCAAATCTTCTTCTTTGCCAAAACAGTCTGTTTTTGTCTTCACTGAAGACACCAAGATATCTTCTAGGAACGGAACGTCAATTAACTGCAGCAGTCGTAGCAGAGCTTGCTGTTTCCAGACATCTTCTATTACTGTTaccataaacaaacaaacaaaatacccTCAGAAGTAAGATCTTACGTAAAACATTAACCTTTGCTTTTACTCACTCAAGAGTGTATCAAGTGTTTAAGAAGGGAACAAAATAGGAATGCCAAGAAAAGAGGCTTTAAAGGGAACATCTTTCTCCCCCATCGTGTTAGAATTAGTAATAACGTACTCCACTTAGCAATATGTAGGAGACAAGTGAATAGCAAAAGAATTCTATAATACATATGTACTTAAAACTTATTTCCTTCTGAAGCGATATTAGCATAAATAGAATAGCACCATACTGCAAAACCTcagtcttgttttgtttctatcAGTTTACTTACTACAAGCATTTACCCATTTGGCACTCATTTAACTATTTTGTCATTACTGACAAGTTAAATTCAGGACTCTGAGGGGCAGTGTTTAACAGAAATGAACTACTCATTCCAAATAGATACAGTGAAgaataaaaaagttttaaaaagaaaaattcaatcCTTACCTCTTTTTGAAAGCAGATGAGTTGCTTCACTAACCATGATCTTTGGAGGTAAAGATGCATGAACATTTATTGATTTAAGAAGCTCCTCTACCCTCTTTCTATCAGCCACTTGTAATACTAAGGGGCTTGAAACTGTTGTTTCACTCTTCGTTCTGCTTGGGAGAGGGAATAAATTAAATGTATAACAAATATGATCAGGACACATTTATCTTTCTGTCACTACCTAAATTGCTGTCAAATCAGGACTTCAAGGCTTCATTGTATCTGGGTTCTATCCTGCTGCTAGAAAAACAATCATCCACATCTGCTTTGTGGAAAGGTCAAGGATATTAGTTCCAAATGCTGTTTATTAGTTCCATTTCTTTTACCAGCTTCCAGCAAGTAGCTCAGTCATGACAATTCTCAGATTTCAGCACAACTGACTGCAAACCAAAATGATTCCTAGGCTTATGCTACTGTGCCAGACTCTATCTTCTAAATAGCAAAGTGCAGACCAAAACAACGTAACATTACCAACAAATATCAGGTAGCACCTACGATTTAGGCGTGCCATTTCTCAAAACAGGCATGCATTTCTCAAAAGCCTCCAATCCCTAGGTCAGGCAGACAAAACTTCATCTACAGTTAACCCAtaccaagtaaaaaaaaataaaatcaaagtagTTCAGAGTAACTCACTTGGAACATCTTTTCGTCTTCTGTTTACAGATCTGCTCAGGAGACAAGCTCTCATTATCTTTATTCTTTCTTGGAAGAAGAGGAGTAAGACTACTATTTACAAATTTATAGAGACTAGTGTTTGTGTCTTCAAActctgtttctttctcattcttGAATAAGTAAAGCTTTGCTCCAACTGGCTCAAACACCTTGTGATCCATCAACGCTTGGCATACACGGACTCCCTTCAACCGAGAAATATCATTGCAGCTTAGGTACATGCTTTGCATAAGATGGCTCAGTACCACATCAACGGCATTGGAGCCAGTGAAACAGTTTCTGTGTGTCCTCAGATGTTGCCTACGCCTTTTGATTTCTACCTGACTATGAAGAGCATGAATAATACTATTCCACAGCTGAGTTGCTTGAAAAGGACCATCACAATCTGCAAAATAAGTATATGAAAGTTTTACAGATGCTTATAAAGCtttaacagtaaaataaaattttttacTCTGTGAGAttatttgtgtatgtatgttgaAAAAGTCTTCAGAAATCAGCTTAATtttacaaagaaagagaaatataacaGGTCATGAATCAGTCCTTGTTGTAagctgactcactcatacaaGGGCAGTCAacaaaagataataaaaagacagtaaaaacaGGCGAGGAaggggattttttgttgttaccTCACTTGTTGCACGtatgtacacatacacattAACTCactatagaatcacagaacggctGAGGCTTGCAGGGACCTCTGGAGTCCATCTGGTCTAACCTCCCCGATTAAGGAGGGCACTCAGAGCCGGTCACCCAGGACCTTGTCAGGAGAAGTTATGACTATCTCCAAAGGTAAGGTATTGGTGAGAACCCCCGgagccttctcatctccagACTAAGCCGCCCCAGCTCTCCTAACCTCCCCTAGGAGAGATGCTTCTCCAGCCCCCAGTTTCTCTTCCATACATCACTCTCAGCTTGGCACACGACAAACCAACATCTGCAACATATTAAACCTCTCTGCCCCCAGTCTTTCTCTCTGACGGTCAGCCACAGCCCTAGCAGCTGCGTTCCCGTCCGCCACGACTCGTCGGGGCACAGCCGGCTCTAGCCGCCGCACCTACACCTCCTCCTCAGGCCAACGGCCCCCCCACGGCACCTGCAGCCGGAGGTCCCAGTCCAACGGCCGAGCACGCGCAGGACGCTCAGAGCCCGCCCCGCTGCCCCGGAGCCGCCACCAGCCCCGCGCACGCTGCCACTGCCGCAGCCGCAGCGGTGCAGCTGTAAGTCTTCCCCCACCTCGCCGGCGGCCGCTCCCCCTCCGCTGCTGCTCCAACTCGCTCTGACTGCGGAGCCTCCTGAACCGCGGAGTCAAATAAACCGCCATAACAGCGGCTAGCACCGCCCGCGGAAGCCGTGCGAGTGCATCATTTCCCaccctcctccacctcctctgGCCACCGCCCCAGCACCGCCCCTTCGGGGCGGAAGTGAGCGTGCTCCGG
The sequence above is a segment of the Lathamus discolor isolate bLatDis1 chromosome 1, bLatDis1.hap1, whole genome shotgun sequence genome. Coding sequences within it:
- the DEPDC4 gene encoding DEP domain-containing protein 4 isoform X2, with translation MAVYLTPRFRRLRSQSELEQQRRGSGRRRDCDGPFQATQLWNSIIHALHSQVEIKRRRQHLRTHRNCFTGSNAVDVVLSHLMQSMYLSCNDISRLKGVRVCQALMDHKVFEPVGAKLYLFKNEKETEFEDTNTSLYKFVNSSLTPLLPRKNKDNESLSPEQICKQKTKRCSKTKSETTVSSPLVLQVADRKRVEELLKSINVHASLPPKIMVSEATHLLSKRVIEDVWKQQALLRLLQLIDVPFLEDILVSSVKTKTDCFGKEEDLIISNTFLDREIASSLNLPELDKWLYAAIECLEYFPDQFIVMVSQQLPQSTNKPCSLNTYKKILFDTIIKYYSQKKDSLLDTQDLNIHSGIIELIEKGKTDQALEASQLYLKLLASNIREELHRLLTFIAIASESDGYKLQKQFENRLVIIKTFTKFIFQSKTLSKPQAELLTQFLMDSHSDLLKTPLTLLELTSRRLESLIEGQDPDTNSGFTFCQRVTTKEYEDQSQQTNQYLLALVQEMDSDPTIPLKQKKKLVKEFKKYHSLAYSGYKTKCEFCAPNS
- the DEPDC4 gene encoding DEP domain-containing protein 4 isoform X1, translating into MAVYLTPRFRRLRSQSELEQQRRGSGRRRDCDGPFQATQLWNSIIHALHSQVEIKRRRQHLRTHRNCFTGSNAVDVVLSHLMQSMYLSCNDISRLKGVRVCQALMDHKVFEPVGAKLYLFKNEKETEFEDTNTSLYKFVNSSLTPLLPRKNKDNESLSPEQICKQKTKRCSNRTKSETTVSSPLVLQVADRKRVEELLKSINVHASLPPKIMVSEATHLLSKRVIEDVWKQQALLRLLQLIDVPFLEDILVSSVKTKTDCFGKEEDLIISNTFLDREIASSLNLPELDKWLYAAIECLEYFPDQFIVMVSQQLPQSTNKPCSLNTYKKILFDTIIKYYSQKKDSLLDTQDLNIHSGIIELIEKGKTDQALEASQLYLKLLASNIREELHRLLTFIAIASESDGYKLQKQFENRLVIIKTFTKFIFQSKTLSKPQAELLTQFLMDSHSDLLKTPLTLLELTSRRLESLIEGQDPDTNSGFTFCQRVTTKEYEDQSQQTNQYLLALVQEMDSDPTIPLKQKKKLVKEFKKYHSLAYSGYKTKCEFCAPNS
- the DEPDC4 gene encoding DEP domain-containing protein 4 isoform X4, translating into MQSMYLSCNDISRLKGVRVCQALMDHKVFEPVGAKLYLFKNEKETEFEDTNTSLYKFVNSSLTPLLPRKNKDNESLSPEQICKQKTKRCSNRTKSETTVSSPLVLQVADRKRVEELLKSINVHASLPPKIMVSEATHLLSKRVIEDVWKQQALLRLLQLIDVPFLEDILVSSVKTKTDCFGKEEDLIISNTFLDREIASSLNLPELDKWLYAAIECLEYFPDQFIVMVSQQLPQSTNKPCSLNTYKKILFDTIIKYYSQKKDSLLDTQDLNIHSGIIELIEKGKTDQALEASQLYLKLLASNIREELHRLLTFIAIASESDGYKLQKQFENRLVIIKTFTKFIFQSKTLSKPQAELLTQFLMDSHSDLLKTPLTLLELTSRRLESLIEGQDPDTNSGFTFCQRVTTKEYEDQSQQTNQYLLALVQEMDSDPTIPLKQKKKLVKEFKKYHSLAYSGYKTKCEFCAPNS
- the DEPDC4 gene encoding DEP domain-containing protein 4 isoform X3; translated protein: MAVYLTPRFRRLRSQSELEQQRRGSGRRRDCDGPFQATQLWNSIIHALHSQVEIKRRRQHLRTHRNCFTGSNAVDVVLSHLMQSMYLSCNDISRLKGVRVCQALMDHKVFEPVGAKLYLFKNEKETEFEDTNTSLYKFVNSSLTPLLPRKNKDNESLSPEQICKQKTKRCSNRTKSETTVSSPLVLQVADRKRVEELLKSINVHASLPPKIMVSEATHLLSKRVIEDVWKQQALLRLLQLIDVPFLEDILVSSVKTKTDCFGKEEDLIISNTFLDREIASSLNLPELDKWLYAAIECLEYFPDQFIVMVSQQLPQSTNKPCSLNTYKKILFDTIIKYYSQKKDSLLDTQDLNIHSGIIELIEKGKTDQALEASQLYLKLLASNIREELHRLLTFIAIASESDGYKLQKQTPLTLLELTSRRLESLIEGQDPDTNSGFTFCQRVTTKEYEDQSQQTNQYLLALVQEMDSDPTIPLKQKKKLVKEFKKYHSLAYSGYKTKCEFCAPNS